The following proteins come from a genomic window of Burkholderia stabilis:
- a CDS encoding CHAD domain-containing protein codes for MQGLLTQYEAAKHPRVSLLMSVASCRSDAALFSCKAIREADVKHALNRAVESARHQLATSAETPAFEKFIRSRVLVAERALEKRLRRATSHGESSYAALHEVRIAGKRLRYLLEFFSPVLDIGHRETIKRLKAAQDELGELNDVVASEALLQEYGPQFGQREMVDAAVSYLHDQKKRRVHRAYETLRHSR; via the coding sequence TTGCAGGGGCTGCTCACCCAATACGAAGCGGCTAAGCATCCTCGCGTATCGCTGCTGATGTCCGTAGCCAGTTGTCGTAGCGACGCGGCGTTGTTCAGTTGCAAGGCGATACGAGAAGCGGATGTGAAGCACGCACTTAACCGTGCTGTCGAAAGCGCTCGGCATCAACTGGCCACCTCTGCCGAGACGCCTGCATTCGAAAAGTTCATCAGGAGCCGCGTGCTTGTGGCGGAACGCGCCCTGGAAAAGCGGCTCAGGCGTGCAACATCGCATGGCGAGTCGAGCTACGCGGCGCTCCACGAAGTCCGAATTGCGGGAAAGAGATTGCGGTATCTGCTCGAGTTTTTCTCACCAGTTCTTGATATTGGCCACCGCGAGACGATCAAACGATTAAAGGCTGCCCAAGACGAGTTGGGCGAGCTGAACGACGTCGTGGCGAGCGAGGCGCTGCTTCAAGAATATGGGCCTCAATTTGGCCAGCGCGAAATGGTGGATGCGGCTGTCAGCTATCTTCACGATCAAAAAAAACGACGTGTGCACCGCGCGTACGAAACGCTACGCCATTCCCGATAG
- the istB gene encoding IS21-like element IS408 family helper ATPase IstB, whose translation MLMQHTLTQLKALKLDGMARAFEEQSTLTASTSLSFEERVGMLVDRELAWRDTRRLERLLRAAKLKNPQACVEDIEYRQTRGLDQRIVATLAGCDWVRNAQNLILTGPTGAGKTWLACAFGQQACRQGFSVFYVRVARLFEELKIAHGDGSFTRRLAQLAKIDVLILDDWGLQDLDQAARNDLLEVLDDRVGTRSTVITSQLPLEHWHAWLQDPTLADAILDRLVHQAHKLPVKGDSMRKKTKSESADA comes from the coding sequence ATGTTGATGCAGCACACCCTTACCCAGCTAAAGGCGCTCAAACTGGACGGCATGGCTCGCGCGTTCGAGGAGCAGTCAACGCTCACGGCAAGCACCAGCCTGTCATTCGAGGAACGCGTGGGCATGCTCGTAGATCGCGAGCTGGCCTGGCGTGATACGCGACGACTCGAACGTTTGCTGCGCGCCGCGAAGCTCAAGAACCCACAGGCCTGCGTCGAAGACATTGAATACCGGCAAACCCGTGGGCTGGACCAGCGCATCGTCGCCACGCTCGCCGGCTGCGACTGGGTGCGCAATGCTCAGAACCTGATCCTGACCGGCCCCACCGGCGCGGGCAAGACGTGGCTCGCTTGCGCGTTCGGCCAGCAGGCGTGCCGGCAGGGCTTCTCCGTGTTCTATGTGCGCGTCGCGCGGCTGTTCGAAGAGCTGAAAATCGCGCACGGCGACGGCAGCTTCACACGTCGGCTTGCGCAACTCGCGAAGATTGATGTGCTGATCCTCGACGATTGGGGCTTGCAGGATCTCGACCAGGCGGCGCGCAATGATCTGCTTGAGGTACTTGATGATCGTGTCGGTACGCGCTCGACTGTGATCACCAGCCAGTTGCCGCTCGAACACTGGCACGCGTGGCTGCAGGACCCCACGCTCGCCGATGCGATTCTCGATCGGCTCGTGCATCAGGCCCACAAGCTTCCGGTCAAGGGCGATTCGATGAGAAAGAAAACGAAATCCGAGTCCGCTGACGCCTGA
- the istA gene encoding IS21-like element IS408 family transposase codes for MPTPRMSMRKLKEVLRLKWACGLTHRQISRAIGISVGAVSKFAAQASQAGLDWAAAEAMSDDELDARLRPAATNAAATTTRRIEPDYTALHRELRRKGVTLQLLWEEYAEANPGQRTYRYTQFCQKYKDWAKSIKRSMRQQHRAGEKLFADFAGPTVPVLASDGGVEFEAHVFVAVLGASNYTFACATRTETMADWIGSLCDALEFIGGVPELLVPDNPKALIARPDRYEPGLGTTTQDFVNHYGTAMLPARPRKPQDKAKVEVGVQIVERWVLARLRHYRFYSLAELNKAIAELIADLNQRPFKRLEGNRREWFERLDQPVLRPLPVRRYEIATFQKCRVNIDYHVDVGGHYYSVPHSLARQEVWARITRHGVEILHGGKRVAAHARSRLKGKHTTIAEHMPAAHRAHMEWTPGRLLNWGASVGPGAEAVVRHLLTNKPHPEMGYRACLGLLSLARKYGKHRLEAACQRALKIGSPTRRSVLSILEAGLDLQPSLPTTPAEWRSPEHENVRGPDYYH; via the coding sequence ATGCCGACACCTCGGATGAGCATGCGCAAATTGAAGGAAGTCCTGCGACTAAAGTGGGCGTGTGGCCTGACGCATCGGCAGATCAGCCGGGCTATCGGCATCAGCGTCGGTGCCGTCTCGAAGTTCGCGGCCCAAGCCAGCCAGGCGGGACTCGATTGGGCGGCAGCCGAAGCAATGTCCGACGACGAACTGGACGCGCGCCTGAGGCCTGCGGCAACCAATGCCGCGGCGACGACGACGCGACGCATCGAGCCCGACTACACGGCATTGCATCGCGAGCTGCGCCGCAAGGGCGTGACGCTGCAACTGCTGTGGGAAGAATACGCTGAAGCGAACCCCGGCCAGCGGACGTACCGCTACACGCAGTTCTGCCAGAAGTACAAGGACTGGGCGAAGTCGATCAAGCGCTCGATGCGTCAGCAGCACCGCGCCGGCGAGAAGCTGTTCGCGGACTTCGCGGGTCCCACCGTGCCGGTCCTGGCGAGCGATGGCGGCGTCGAGTTCGAGGCGCACGTGTTCGTTGCCGTGCTCGGCGCATCCAACTACACGTTCGCGTGCGCGACGCGCACCGAGACGATGGCGGACTGGATCGGCAGCCTGTGCGATGCGCTAGAGTTCATTGGCGGCGTGCCCGAGCTGCTCGTGCCCGACAACCCGAAGGCGCTGATCGCGCGACCCGACCGTTACGAACCCGGACTCGGCACGACCACGCAGGACTTCGTGAACCACTACGGCACCGCGATGCTGCCGGCGCGTCCGCGCAAACCGCAGGACAAGGCCAAGGTCGAAGTCGGCGTGCAGATCGTCGAGCGCTGGGTGCTGGCCCGACTGCGCCACTATCGCTTCTACAGTCTGGCTGAACTCAACAAGGCGATTGCAGAACTGATCGCCGACCTAAACCAGCGCCCGTTCAAGCGGCTCGAAGGCAACCGGCGTGAATGGTTCGAACGGCTGGACCAACCCGTCCTGCGCCCGTTGCCCGTGCGTCGCTACGAGATCGCCACCTTCCAGAAGTGCCGTGTGAACATCGATTACCACGTCGATGTCGGCGGCCACTATTACAGCGTCCCGCATAGCCTCGCACGGCAGGAGGTCTGGGCGCGTATCACACGCCACGGCGTAGAGATCCTGCATGGCGGCAAGCGTGTCGCTGCGCACGCTCGCTCGCGCCTCAAAGGCAAACACACGACCATCGCCGAACACATGCCGGCTGCGCATCGCGCGCACATGGAATGGACGCCTGGGCGCCTGCTCAACTGGGGCGCATCCGTCGGCCCCGGCGCCGAGGCTGTCGTGCGGCATCTGCTGACCAACAAACCTCACCCCGAGATGGGCTATCGCGCCTGTCTCGGTCTTCTCTCGCTCGCGCGCAAGTACGGCAAACACCGCCTCGAGGCCGCATGCCAGCGTGCATTGAAGATCGGCTCGCCCACGCGTCGCTCCGTGCTGTCAATCCTGGAAGCGGGACTTGACCTGCAGCCCTCGCTCCCGACCACGCCCGCCGAATGGCGCTCGCCCGAGCACGAGAACGTGCGCGGCCCCGACTACTACCACTGA
- a CDS encoding CHAD domain-containing protein, with product MDLPSSSATTPASEKGADYRAAGASQSLEISGATLAEAFVLSASSTAHEAVRWAAQLDPQEDPEVFHKLRVALRRMRSLWWAYGPLLDKGDSANWRAQFKTLANIAYSGERDHAFRRIVIMDSE from the coding sequence ATGGATCTCCCGTCTTCAAGCGCAACAACGCCGGCGTCCGAGAAAGGGGCCGATTACCGGGCGGCCGGTGCCAGCCAAAGCCTCGAAATTTCGGGGGCCACCCTCGCAGAGGCGTTCGTGCTGTCAGCGTCATCTACCGCTCACGAAGCAGTGCGATGGGCTGCTCAACTCGATCCACAAGAAGATCCGGAGGTGTTTCATAAGTTGCGGGTTGCCCTGCGGCGCATGCGGTCGCTTTGGTGGGCATATGGTCCGTTGCTTGACAAAGGGGATTCTGCGAACTGGCGCGCCCAATTTAAAACGCTCGCCAACATTGCGTATTCCGGCGAACGTGATCACGCATTTCGGCGGATCGTGATCATGGATTCCGAATGA
- the pstS gene encoding phosphate ABC transporter substrate-binding protein PstS, which produces MNIRILIPCAVALVATAAQAADITGAGSTFAAPIYTKWADAYKKAGGGRVNYQGIGSSGGLKQINAKTIDFAGSDAPLKDDELAKEGLFQFPTVVGGVVPVVNVPGVKSGELTLSGPVLGDIYLGKIKKWNAPAIAALNPKLKLPDADIAVVRRADGSGTSFIWTNYLSKVNGEWKSKVGEGTTVNWPTGTGGKGNDGVAAFVQRLPGAIGYVEWAYAKKNNMTYTALKNSTGTVVEPKTETFKAAAAGANWSKSFYQILTDEPGKEAWPVVGATFVLLYTKQDKPEQGKETLKFFDWAFRNGNQAATDLDYISLPDPVIAEIRKQWKAKIKDAFGKALVD; this is translated from the coding sequence ATGAACATCCGGATCCTGATTCCCTGCGCCGTCGCTCTTGTTGCCACCGCCGCTCAAGCTGCCGATATCACCGGTGCCGGGAGCACGTTTGCGGCACCGATTTACACAAAATGGGCCGATGCGTACAAGAAGGCGGGCGGCGGCAGGGTCAACTATCAAGGCATCGGCTCGTCGGGCGGTCTGAAGCAGATCAATGCGAAGACGATTGATTTTGCTGGTTCGGACGCGCCGCTGAAGGATGACGAGCTCGCGAAGGAAGGCCTGTTCCAGTTCCCGACGGTGGTCGGCGGTGTGGTGCCGGTCGTCAACGTGCCGGGCGTGAAGTCAGGCGAGCTGACGCTGTCGGGCCCGGTGCTCGGCGACATCTACCTCGGCAAGATCAAGAAGTGGAACGCCCCGGCGATCGCCGCACTGAACCCGAAGCTCAAGCTGCCGGATGCGGACATCGCCGTGGTTCGCCGCGCGGACGGCTCGGGCACGAGCTTCATCTGGACGAACTACCTGTCGAAGGTCAACGGCGAGTGGAAGTCGAAGGTCGGCGAAGGCACGACGGTCAACTGGCCGACGGGCACGGGCGGCAAGGGCAACGACGGCGTCGCGGCCTTCGTGCAGCGCCTGCCGGGCGCGATCGGCTACGTCGAGTGGGCGTATGCGAAGAAAAACAACATGACCTACACCGCATTGAAGAACTCGACGGGCACGGTGGTCGAGCCGAAGACGGAAACGTTCAAGGCCGCTGCCGCCGGCGCGAACTGGTCGAAGTCGTTCTACCAGATCCTGACGGACGAGCCGGGCAAGGAAGCATGGCCGGTCGTCGGCGCGACGTTCGTGCTGCTGTACACGAAGCAGGATAAGCCGGAACAGGGCAAGGAAACGCTGAAGTTCTTCGACTGGGCGTTCCGCAATGGCAACCAGGCCGCCACGGATCTCGACTACATCTCGCTTCCGGATCCGGTCATCGCCGAAATCCGCAAGCAATGGAAGGCGAAAATCAAGGACGCCTTCGGGAAAGCGCTGGTGGATTGA
- the mobQ gene encoding MobQ family relaxase, whose amino-acid sequence MSVKVIGRSAGRSATAAAAYRSAVRILDVRTGEVHDYTRKRGVLTTALMLPGGAMPDRATFWNEVEQHHKRGDAVLAREFTLALPTELPDAERARLAFDYGRELADRYGVAVDVAIHEPDKQGDQRNHHAHVLMSACTVAPDGSLGRKAVELDPIHCQKHRIENFAERERTRWAGLHNERMAVLGRDERIDHRSLEAQGIDRPPTRHMGPAVAEMERRGIRTNVGWRIQHEANEQLVNAAKLGEIEREACEVSCAIIDTEIDLQAALQERARRAAEKSVGRAAIEAERARRVTGLDRLPKIGGVTYVFATKAQEALLAAGNDPSKVDWGAVEVVTARECLNAGHEAKAVIDTLVRYSPLRADPVSHSVVTEVIQGYAARLEAQREQAKQKHNGPRGPGRGT is encoded by the coding sequence ATGAGCGTGAAAGTGATAGGGCGGAGCGCGGGGCGGAGTGCGACCGCCGCTGCAGCGTATCGCAGCGCCGTGCGCATCTTGGACGTTCGCACTGGCGAGGTCCACGATTACACCCGCAAGAGGGGCGTGCTCACCACCGCGCTTATGCTGCCGGGCGGGGCCATGCCAGACCGTGCCACGTTCTGGAACGAGGTCGAACAGCACCACAAACGCGGCGACGCGGTGCTGGCTCGCGAGTTCACGCTTGCTCTGCCCACAGAACTGCCGGACGCGGAGCGTGCACGGCTCGCGTTCGACTATGGCCGCGAGCTAGCCGACCGCTACGGCGTGGCAGTCGATGTGGCGATTCACGAGCCGGACAAGCAGGGCGACCAGCGCAACCACCACGCGCACGTGCTGATGAGCGCGTGCACCGTCGCCCCGGATGGCTCGCTTGGCCGGAAGGCTGTCGAGCTGGACCCGATTCACTGCCAGAAGCACCGCATCGAGAACTTCGCAGAGCGCGAGCGTACGCGCTGGGCGGGGCTGCACAACGAACGCATGGCCGTGCTGGGCCGCGATGAGCGCATCGACCACCGCAGCCTCGAGGCGCAGGGCATTGACCGTCCGCCGACGAGACATATGGGGCCTGCGGTCGCCGAGATGGAGCGCAGAGGTATTCGCACTAATGTCGGTTGGCGGATTCAGCATGAGGCCAATGAGCAGCTTGTGAACGCAGCCAAGCTGGGTGAGATCGAGCGAGAGGCTTGCGAAGTCAGCTGCGCCATCATCGATACGGAAATCGATCTGCAGGCGGCGTTACAGGAGCGTGCGCGGCGCGCTGCTGAAAAGAGTGTCGGCAGAGCCGCCATCGAAGCCGAGAGGGCTCGGCGTGTCACAGGCCTCGACAGGTTGCCAAAAATCGGAGGGGTAACTTACGTCTTTGCCACGAAAGCGCAAGAAGCACTGCTAGCAGCGGGGAACGATCCGAGTAAGGTCGATTGGGGTGCTGTCGAGGTTGTAACCGCCCGCGAGTGCCTGAACGCTGGGCATGAGGCGAAAGCGGTTATCGATACGCTGGTGAGGTATTCGCCGCTACGCGCCGATCCGGTCAGTCACTCAGTTGTTACTGAGGTAATCCAGGGGTATGCGGCCCGCTTGGAAGCGCAGCGCGAGCAGGCGAAACAGAAACACAATGGACCGCGTGGGCCAGGACGTGGAACATGA
- a CDS encoding 3'-5' exoribonuclease: MLLFLDTEYTGLGQSRPQLISLALVAEDGRREFYAEVADTWTPDDCTAFVKREVLPLLDGPRMPRAKACAELRTWLAHAPRTVMVACDSETDWHFLLDLLGTPRPANLADHYYDLRQLVDTTIYDRTVAAYYQMDPREHHALADARAYRRGWLAWMDSRKTRPASGIVAGKLYGA; this comes from the coding sequence ATGCTACTGTTTCTCGACACCGAATACACCGGCCTCGGTCAATCGCGACCCCAGCTCATCAGCCTCGCACTCGTGGCCGAAGATGGCCGACGCGAGTTCTACGCCGAGGTGGCCGACACGTGGACGCCTGATGACTGCACCGCGTTCGTGAAGCGCGAAGTGCTGCCGCTGCTCGACGGTCCCCGCATGCCGCGCGCCAAGGCCTGCGCCGAGCTACGCACATGGCTCGCGCACGCGCCACGCACCGTAATGGTCGCCTGCGATTCAGAAACCGACTGGCATTTCCTGCTCGATCTGCTCGGCACGCCGCGGCCAGCCAACCTGGCCGATCACTACTACGACTTACGGCAGTTGGTTGACACCACGATCTACGATCGAACGGTCGCCGCGTACTACCAGATGGACCCCCGCGAGCACCACGCGCTGGCCGACGCGCGAGCCTACCGGCGCGGATGGCTCGCGTGGATGGACTCCCGGAAAACCCGTCCGGCAAGCGGCATTGTTGCTGGCAAACTGTACGGGGCCTAG
- a CDS encoding CAP domain-containing protein — MIKKNVSILAAISLSVTLAACGGGGDGGNSGTNNASTPPAQTTPPTGTSVPPQTSAPNTTYATGSMQASAFSTLNAYRLAMGVGVLAQDQILDTSAQAHSQYLYSNLSNGKLAAVAHDEVSTFADYYADTPLARARKAGVPVTEWIGEVAAQNFAQASAADYGTSCVSWHLNTVYHLQSVTSSQQTVGIGFNQPTAGGFVNYTCVLDFGQTAGVSGTPGSNTLQLGAGQQMPTTAIAHSPLANETNVAPAMSIGESPNPAPDVAKPGRPIMVMVNAAASGDLLTVSSFTLTAANGTVVPARIIVPSAALAGSTSAATADPNNELFRGVAFLLPLAPLTANTTYTVQFNGARNSTSLNTAWTFTTAS, encoded by the coding sequence ATGATCAAGAAGAACGTTTCGATCCTTGCAGCAATCTCGTTGAGCGTGACGCTCGCTGCGTGCGGCGGTGGTGGTGACGGTGGCAACAGCGGGACCAACAACGCATCGACCCCACCCGCTCAGACGACCCCGCCCACCGGCACGAGTGTCCCGCCCCAAACGAGCGCCCCGAATACGACGTATGCCACTGGCTCGATGCAGGCCTCCGCATTCTCGACGCTGAACGCTTACCGGCTCGCGATGGGCGTGGGTGTCCTCGCCCAGGACCAGATCCTCGATACGTCGGCCCAAGCACACTCGCAGTACCTGTATTCGAATCTGTCCAATGGCAAGCTGGCGGCCGTCGCTCACGATGAGGTTTCGACGTTCGCGGACTACTACGCCGATACACCTCTCGCACGGGCGCGCAAGGCAGGTGTGCCCGTGACGGAATGGATTGGAGAAGTTGCCGCGCAGAACTTTGCGCAAGCGTCAGCGGCAGACTACGGCACCAGTTGCGTGTCCTGGCATCTGAATACCGTCTATCACCTGCAGAGCGTTACGTCGTCACAGCAAACCGTGGGAATCGGCTTCAACCAGCCGACCGCGGGCGGCTTCGTCAACTACACCTGTGTGCTCGACTTCGGCCAAACGGCTGGGGTATCCGGTACGCCCGGCTCGAACACTCTGCAACTGGGGGCAGGTCAGCAGATGCCGACGACGGCAATCGCTCACTCGCCGTTGGCGAACGAGACGAACGTGGCCCCTGCCATGAGCATCGGCGAATCTCCTAACCCGGCTCCGGACGTGGCGAAGCCTGGTCGCCCCATCATGGTGATGGTGAACGCTGCAGCATCGGGAGATCTGCTGACCGTCTCCAGCTTCACGCTGACGGCGGCAAACGGAACCGTCGTGCCTGCCCGGATTATCGTGCCTTCGGCGGCGCTTGCCGGGTCAACTTCGGCCGCAACGGCAGATCCGAATAACGAGCTGTTCCGCGGCGTCGCGTTCCTGCTGCCCCTCGCTCCGTTGACAGCCAACACGACGTACACCGTGCAATTCAACGGCGCACGTAACAGCACGTCGCTCAACACGGCGTGGACCTTCACCACCGCGAGCTGA
- a CDS encoding retron St85 family effector protein: MADQAVDPRPLLLSSIEISGSRVEFSDSPIVLLCGGPVLLKDRVEDDDPPLASLRDAITRSIPPYEIFRPEEIQGWHNDAIYKNLMDFEADLASICSLVVVVLESAGALVELGAFSQFPELSKKLIAVKSSSYSDDPSFINLGVLRYMMDNHPSCVKNYPWSVNRPQEISRDVVDDVISDVADELSKLGKGQRLKPSLATHIIVLICEIVRLMTALKEGEILEYLAIFGVDLPKEKLRSKLFLLEEFRLLVRVVYSDSTFYLRGSESYHRLSFAFKSDSRLDAFRVEMDVKAYYSADPKSRHRLRAIAQATERARK; encoded by the coding sequence ATGGCCGATCAGGCAGTTGATCCACGACCTCTGCTGCTTTCTAGTATTGAAATTTCGGGTAGCCGGGTCGAGTTTTCTGACTCTCCAATTGTATTGCTCTGCGGTGGCCCGGTTCTACTCAAGGATCGCGTCGAGGACGACGACCCACCATTAGCGTCTTTGCGTGACGCGATCACACGCTCTATTCCACCGTACGAAATATTCCGCCCTGAGGAAATTCAAGGGTGGCATAACGATGCGATCTACAAAAATTTGATGGATTTCGAGGCAGACCTTGCGAGTATTTGCTCGTTGGTCGTTGTGGTCCTAGAGAGCGCAGGGGCATTGGTGGAGTTGGGGGCTTTTTCCCAATTTCCCGAACTAAGCAAGAAACTCATCGCGGTCAAGTCGAGCAGTTACTCGGATGATCCATCATTTATTAACCTGGGTGTTTTGAGATACATGATGGATAATCATCCGTCATGCGTAAAAAATTATCCTTGGAGTGTTAATAGACCTCAGGAAATATCTCGGGATGTAGTTGATGATGTTATTTCCGATGTTGCCGACGAATTGAGTAAGTTGGGCAAGGGGCAGCGACTAAAGCCAAGCTTGGCGACTCACATTATTGTTCTTATATGTGAGATTGTGCGCCTTATGACTGCCTTGAAGGAAGGTGAAATTTTAGAGTATTTGGCAATTTTTGGGGTGGATCTCCCGAAAGAAAAATTGCGGAGCAAGCTTTTTCTGTTGGAGGAATTTAGGTTGCTCGTTCGGGTCGTGTATAGTGATTCGACGTTTTATTTGCGCGGAAGTGAGTCATATCATCGCCTCAGTTTTGCATTTAAATCTGATTCTCGGCTTGATGCGTTCCGGGTTGAAATGGATGTAAAGGCTTATTATAGTGCTGATCCGAAGAGTCGACATCGCCTGCGAGCTATTGCTCAAGCCACGGAAAGGGCGAGAAAATGA